In Paenibacillus guangzhouensis, a single window of DNA contains:
- a CDS encoding sulfatase-like hydrolase/transferase: protein MNQVKQPNVVFIIADDHRAESIRAFGNKDVFTPTLDTLAKEGTTFCSTHIMGGLTGAVCAPSRACVNSGLSIFRSMIGNDVTNWDHAITLRSDVLLMPQALKNAGYVTHAVGKWHNDKPSFARSFTGGDKLFFGGMSDHTAVPVQDFDPSGEYPSTRETIADGFSSELFTDAAVQFVENYTQEQPFYLYIAYTSPHDPRTAPEPYASMYPPSEIPLPPNYSTAFPFDNGDMDVRDEHLAAKPRDEDEIRRHIADYYGMITHMDAQISRVVQALKAKGIEDNTIIVYTADHGIAIGQHGLMGKQNMFEHSIHIPLIMKGPGIPSDKQVQALTSNIDIFPTVAELCGIPQPVTDGTSMVPLLQDELRAKNVVGTVYADIQRTIQDGRWKLIRYYVSASSGRGTDRLQLFDLAQDPWETKDVSEHPANAEHLHRLAAALQAWMVDHDDILQEVPVLLSSPHHSS from the coding sequence ATGAATCAAGTGAAGCAACCGAATGTCGTATTCATCATCGCAGACGATCATCGTGCCGAATCGATACGCGCCTTCGGGAATAAGGATGTCTTTACCCCTACGCTTGATACGCTTGCCAAGGAAGGAACGACATTTTGCAGCACCCACATTATGGGGGGGTTGACCGGAGCCGTATGCGCGCCGAGCCGAGCCTGCGTTAACTCTGGTCTGTCTATCTTCCGTTCCATGATCGGGAACGATGTCACCAACTGGGATCATGCGATCACGCTAAGATCCGATGTCCTGCTCATGCCGCAAGCGCTGAAGAACGCTGGCTATGTCACGCATGCCGTCGGCAAATGGCACAACGACAAGCCCAGCTTTGCCCGCAGCTTCACCGGCGGCGATAAGCTGTTCTTCGGCGGCATGAGCGATCACACGGCCGTGCCTGTCCAGGATTTCGATCCAAGCGGCGAATATCCGTCCACACGGGAAACCATCGCCGATGGTTTCTCTTCGGAGCTGTTCACCGATGCAGCTGTGCAATTTGTAGAGAATTATACGCAAGAGCAGCCTTTCTATCTCTACATCGCCTATACCTCTCCACACGATCCGCGTACAGCGCCCGAGCCGTATGCCAGTATGTATCCGCCTAGTGAGATCCCGCTTCCGCCCAATTACAGCACAGCGTTCCCTTTCGATAACGGGGACATGGACGTACGGGATGAGCATCTGGCAGCAAAACCGCGAGACGAGGATGAAATACGCCGGCATATCGCCGATTATTATGGCATGATTACGCACATGGATGCCCAGATCTCAAGAGTCGTGCAGGCGCTGAAAGCCAAAGGCATCGAAGACAACACCATCATCGTGTATACCGCAGACCATGGCATTGCAATCGGTCAGCACGGCTTGATGGGCAAACAGAACATGTTCGAGCACAGCATTCATATTCCGCTCATCATGAAAGGGCCTGGTATTCCTAGCGACAAGCAGGTGCAAGCGTTGACCAGCAATATCGATATCTTCCCAACGGTTGCCGAGTTATGCGGCATCCCGCAGCCAGTAACAGACGGAACCAGCATGGTTCCGCTGCTTCAAGACGAGCTGCGAGCGAAGAACGTCGTCGGTACGGTCTATGCCGACATTCAACGGACAATTCAGGACGGCCGTTGGAAGCTGATTCGCTATTACGTGTCCGCAAGCTCCGGCCGAGGCACGGATCGCCTTCAACTATTCGATCTGGCGCAGGACCCTTGGGAGACGAAGGATGTATCCGAGCACCCAGCGAATGCGGAACATCTTCACCGTTTGGCTGCAGCACTGCAAGCTTGGATGGTAGATCATGACGATATTCTGCAAGAAGTTCCCGTACTGCTCTCCTCTCCTCATCATTCTTCGTAA
- a CDS encoding dipeptidase, protein MSYETYFQTNREKHLSQLQEWLAIPSISALSAHKGDVNRAAEWLANHLKEIGLEHVEVHQTNGHPIVTADYLHAPGRPTILVYGHYDVQPVDPLNLWTTPPFEPSIRDGKLYARGATDDKGQLFLHVKAIEAILAEEKQLPVNIKLCIEGEEEISSASLPPFLEANREKLACDAILISDTSLLEPGKPAISTGLRGLCSLEVIVNTANTDLHSGTYGGGVPNALHAIVSLLATLHDEQGRIAVDGFYEGVPELSTMMREEFAKQGLNEDALRNSLGLESLYGEEGYSFVERIGARPTLELNGVYGGFQGEGTKTVIPKEAHAKITCRLVGDQDPQDMLDKIRKHLNAHIQPGATLTIIDGEKARAFNIDPTDRVLQVAADAYGTVYGTRALFTKDGGSIPIVETFSRVLEAPVVMMGFGLPDENLHAPNEHFNLENFDKGLLTIVEFLKTV, encoded by the coding sequence ATGAGTTATGAGACGTATTTTCAGACCAATAGAGAGAAGCATCTAAGCCAGCTGCAAGAGTGGCTTGCAATTCCGAGTATATCTGCCTTGTCCGCGCACAAAGGGGATGTGAATCGCGCAGCGGAATGGCTTGCGAACCACCTGAAAGAAATCGGACTCGAGCACGTCGAAGTTCATCAGACGAACGGACATCCGATTGTGACGGCCGATTATCTGCACGCGCCGGGCAGACCGACGATTCTCGTGTACGGCCACTATGACGTTCAACCGGTCGATCCGCTGAACTTGTGGACGACGCCGCCGTTTGAACCATCGATTCGTGACGGCAAATTGTATGCGCGCGGCGCAACGGATGATAAGGGACAATTGTTCTTGCATGTGAAGGCAATTGAAGCGATTTTGGCGGAGGAGAAGCAATTGCCCGTCAACATCAAGCTGTGCATCGAAGGGGAAGAGGAGATTTCTAGCGCCAGCCTCCCGCCATTCTTGGAAGCGAATCGCGAGAAGCTCGCTTGCGATGCGATCCTGATCTCGGACACGTCCTTGCTCGAACCGGGCAAGCCAGCGATCAGCACAGGACTCCGCGGATTATGCTCCCTCGAAGTAATCGTGAATACGGCGAATACGGACCTTCATTCCGGGACGTATGGCGGCGGTGTGCCGAACGCGCTGCATGCCATCGTATCCTTGCTTGCAACACTGCATGACGAGCAAGGCCGCATCGCGGTGGACGGCTTCTACGAAGGCGTGCCGGAGCTATCGACGATGATGCGCGAAGAGTTCGCGAAGCAGGGCTTGAACGAGGATGCGCTTAGAAATTCGCTTGGGCTTGAATCGCTCTATGGCGAAGAGGGGTATTCGTTCGTTGAACGTATTGGCGCGAGACCGACGCTGGAGCTCAACGGCGTCTACGGTGGATTCCAAGGGGAAGGCACGAAGACGGTCATTCCGAAGGAAGCGCATGCGAAAATTACTTGCCGTTTGGTAGGTGATCAGGACCCGCAAGATATGCTCGATAAAATTAGAAAGCATCTGAACGCCCACATTCAGCCGGGTGCGACGCTTACGATCATCGACGGCGAGAAAGCCCGTGCATTCAATATCGATCCGACGGATCGCGTCTTGCAAGTGGCAGCGGATGCCTATGGTACGGTCTATGGTACACGCGCATTGTTCACGAAAGATGGGGGATCGATCCCAATTGTCGAGACGTTCTCGCGCGTGCTCGAGGCGCCGGTCGTGATGATGGGCTTCGGATTGCCGGATGAGAACTTGCATGCACCCAATGAGCATTTTAACCTGGAGAATTTCGATAAAGGTCTGCTCACCATTGTTGAATTTTTGAAGACTGTCTAA
- a CDS encoding PQQ-dependent sugar dehydrogenase: MILKFAAIGILFMSLMTAACTKETVEEQRPGLVEEQADLPYQAEVAADQLDVPWEMDVAQDGRIFIAERSGQVRVMIENQLQSEPLIDLAEDIYQEAESGLLGLVLDPRFEQNHYLYVYHTYERDGALYNRVLRLKEQNNRAAVDRILLDGLGGGTSGNHNGGRMKIGPDGKLYVTMGEQYQPLLAQDPNVRSGKILRINLDGSIPSDNPTAGSPIYSMGHRNPQGLAWHPETGKLYASEHGQSAHDEINIIEAGANYGWPVIEGDETSSEQPALKTPIIHSGEETWAPSGITFVSQGPWKGHLLVANLRGQQVLRMTLDASGEKVTDVQALFRSYGRIRNVYEAPGGVLYLMTNSRDGRGNPQEGDDKLIRLVPKG, from the coding sequence ATGATATTGAAATTCGCTGCAATCGGCATATTATTCATGTCATTAATGACGGCTGCGTGCACGAAAGAAACCGTTGAAGAACAGCGACCAGGGTTGGTAGAAGAACAAGCGGACCTGCCTTATCAGGCTGAGGTTGCAGCAGATCAACTCGACGTACCATGGGAGATGGATGTGGCGCAGGATGGAAGAATCTTCATCGCCGAGCGATCAGGACAAGTTCGTGTGATGATAGAAAATCAGCTGCAGTCGGAACCATTGATTGATCTTGCAGAGGACATCTACCAGGAGGCAGAGAGCGGATTGCTTGGGCTGGTGCTCGATCCTCGTTTTGAGCAGAATCACTATCTCTATGTCTATCATACCTATGAACGGGATGGCGCCCTATATAATCGGGTGCTTCGCCTGAAAGAGCAGAACAATCGAGCGGCGGTGGATCGCATCCTTCTGGATGGGCTTGGCGGCGGGACGTCTGGTAACCATAACGGTGGACGAATGAAGATCGGGCCAGACGGCAAGCTGTATGTGACGATGGGGGAGCAATATCAACCCTTGCTAGCGCAGGACCCGAATGTCAGATCCGGCAAAATTCTGCGCATCAACCTGGACGGGTCGATTCCTTCTGATAATCCGACGGCAGGGTCGCCGATCTACAGCATGGGCCACCGGAATCCGCAAGGTTTGGCGTGGCATCCTGAGACAGGTAAGCTGTATGCATCCGAACATGGTCAATCGGCGCATGACGAGATCAATATCATCGAAGCGGGTGCGAACTACGGATGGCCCGTGATCGAAGGCGACGAGACGTCATCCGAGCAGCCGGCTCTCAAGACGCCAATCATTCATAGCGGCGAGGAGACGTGGGCGCCATCCGGGATCACATTCGTCTCGCAAGGGCCGTGGAAAGGACACCTGCTTGTTGCGAATTTACGCGGACAGCAGGTGCTTCGTATGACGCTTGATGCGAGCGGAGAGAAAGTGACGGATGTGCAGGCTCTTTTCCGCAGCTATGGTCGAATTCGGAATGTATATGAAGCGCCGGGCGGCGTGCTGTACCTCATGACCAACAGCCGTGATGGTCGCGGGAATCCGCAGGAGGGAGACGACAAGCTGATTCGTCTTGTGCCGAAGGGGTAG
- a CDS encoding S-layer homology domain-containing protein produces the protein MRSKSMKHRASGQKGVAGYTRMKRGLSLFLVLGLIFPLVSMLVMPETAQAATSVVVKEQNEAATGVLTSVAFGNGRFVAVGRNRSISTSDDGVKWTVVPRDVSAPTFKTVVFANGKFAGIDGTTTKVYISTDGSDWSAQEVGIVPAKIKVANDRFFIWQSSYVPGSNPPVYDVKLYASQNGVAWSDTKIKHTGSSPIPGMQDITDITYNGSKYIVSALTATFYSSSDLQNWSTNTLTDIVLNQYDSMWPNMNNVIYLKDRFFTYTGATMDGKPKLFTSTDGGSWSTNSSWNNAPFSGGAALNNKYILLGTGKLYVSNDAAPLDFNQWTTIDLTPAVSFDSIAYGNTKYVASSSSGIFVSSDLVKWSNVSANLKSITADTNGNYVAVANNGSYGSIYQSTDASSWKEVTPSQVPGLNAVTYGGNGYVGVTNTVSGGNAKALVSSDSTTWASKDTGIKARLMGVAYGAGLYATVTYTGDIYTSTDGSSWTSRYSNANYRFNTIAFVNNQFIALGTKYESGKASGIVIAKSSNGIDWGTPAEVNKPDTNMTGITYNGSTYVMVGSSTLSAGPGWILKSTDLTNWQDVTSNPIRFNSVQAGSGILVAVGSSGGVFTSVDGDIWIPGGSKLTSNLTSILFEKGSFKVVGDNFSKMIIIPPAVGAQSVQASAATLTPIAGQEDEITLTVLDSEGNTDVNFDGNKNVTVNGVLPAPGGTYGSFHGKELSLSSTIVSVPFSDGVAKAQLKLNRADAQSMVFQVEGVAANKTNALNIVAAPGSAVTMNWLLDITAPAVNGGMFAKQPIIKLQDVYGNIDRNDNSTVVTASKKDAGDWTLTGTLSRKASAGVITFVGLGTANDEAVSGAQLQFKAAAFLDLVSTAVNLPAPVGAQSATAVAQNANPGVGVEQVVTMTVSNALGKTDKNFNGAHDITVSGVGQAPDGSYGSLGGEKLTAPDHTVPVTFTSGIATVKLALNKAAAQSIQFNIANVAVSNTSAISITPVAGTTASMKLSRDITAPSHNGSVFAQQPIIELLDAFGNISVNDNNTDVTASQKDAGEWTLTGVVTVKAKNGLVTFNDLGATNDEGVTGAQLQFKAAGLSDVSSAAVNLPAPAGAQSVTAAANNINPSVGTDVEITLTVLNSLGHTDKTFNGAQDVIVTGYQQAPNQSYGSFKGTDLTASPNTVSVMFVDGVAKANLKLNKSGLQSIVFRIVNVAKQDTNSLDLAWVAGNTASMELTTEIAAPASNGGVFAAQPVITLLDKYGNVNKGDNSTIVTASQKDTGLWTLTGDTAVTAKAGIVTFTNLGTANDAGVTGAQLQFQAAGLTEITSAAVNLPAPAGAQSASAVVEKTNPGVGEETEVTLTVKNSLGHTDTTFEGDQDVTVTGYMQAPAGSYGTFYGTDLTASPNTIRVPFVKGVAEAKLILHKSDPQSIGFRIGNVAAPDTNPLNISPVAGSAVSMKLTSNIAAPVNNGSAFAAQPVITLFDTYGNVSAGDNSTVVTASIKDAGAWKLTGTVTATAQAGIATFSGLGATNEAEVIGAQLAFHAGTMAEVLSAVVDLPWPSLTAPSIESVTAGDGHALLQWSAMYGSVSYAVYQRTDAEVYDKELAVVDSSVTNYDAVGLTNGTTYHFVVKAINPGGISIASNEVSATPQVPVPGAPILQPAVAGDTQIHLEWGPVDGSTGYKVYQSQTSGVYGAEIASVAGAVYSYDVTGLTNGESYYFVVKSTNPGGDSAASNEVSAKPRTVPGAPTDVQATAGNGQATITFKAPTHDGGSSITGYEVTVSPGNTVVAGANSPIIVTGLVNGTTYSFTVQAINSAGKSEASAVSNAVTPSAPTSGGGNNTSYQPSTPSPTDNLVDVIMNGKVIHIGKVTKKQVNGQTVTTVTLDQKKLEEMLAAEGRGAVIVIPVSNSDVAIGEINGQVLQLLEKAGVTLTLQSENGSYTISSKQLGVSRIIDRFGKDVVLQDIKIQIEIAVPSAAVLDKIQSVAGKGGFTLVGTPLHFSVQAFYGSKSVTLSTFDSYVERTILLPDGVDPNRITTAVVIEEDGSVRHVPTKIVRKDGKVAAVIRSLTNSTYAVIWHPTEFKDVAQHWAKDAITDMGSRMVVSGDEKGKFNPDQPITRAEFAAMLVRGLGLKLEQGESVFKDVLASDWYQEAVQTAYANHLINGDPNGQFRPAALITREQAMVMIAQAMKLTGLGVDLPTASAEQVLHAFKDQQQVSDWAAQGIALSVQAGIITGRSATQLAPQATMTRAEVAVIIKRLLQKSNLI, from the coding sequence ATGCGTTCAAAGTCAATGAAGCACAGAGCGTCTGGGCAGAAAGGGGTGGCGGGTTACACGAGAATGAAGCGTGGACTGAGTCTGTTTCTAGTGCTGGGACTGATATTTCCGCTCGTAAGTATGCTAGTAATGCCCGAGACTGCGCAGGCTGCGACTTCTGTGGTTGTTAAAGAGCAGAATGAGGCAGCGACCGGCGTGTTAACCAGTGTTGCATTCGGGAATGGGAGATTTGTTGCCGTCGGGAGAAACCGAAGTATCTCGACCTCAGACGATGGAGTAAAATGGACAGTCGTTCCGAGGGATGTTAGCGCTCCGACATTCAAGACCGTCGTGTTCGCGAACGGTAAATTTGCAGGGATTGATGGCACGACGACCAAGGTGTACATCTCGACGGATGGAAGCGATTGGAGTGCGCAGGAGGTTGGGATTGTTCCTGCTAAGATTAAAGTCGCGAACGATCGTTTCTTTATATGGCAATCTTCATACGTACCAGGATCGAATCCGCCTGTCTATGACGTGAAATTGTACGCGTCCCAGAACGGCGTCGCTTGGTCCGACACGAAAATAAAGCATACAGGATCATCGCCGATCCCTGGAATGCAGGATATTACAGATATTACGTATAACGGATCGAAATACATCGTATCTGCGTTGACGGCAACGTTCTATTCCTCATCGGATCTACAGAACTGGTCGACGAATACATTAACGGACATCGTTCTTAATCAGTATGATTCCATGTGGCCGAACATGAATAATGTCATCTACCTGAAGGATCGATTCTTTACCTATACCGGAGCCACGATGGACGGGAAACCGAAGCTGTTCACATCGACCGACGGCGGTAGTTGGTCCACGAACTCATCCTGGAATAACGCTCCGTTCTCAGGCGGTGCGGCTTTGAATAACAAATATATTCTGCTCGGCACCGGGAAGCTCTATGTTTCCAATGACGCCGCCCCGCTGGATTTCAATCAATGGACGACGATTGATCTTACCCCTGCGGTGAGCTTTGATAGTATCGCGTATGGCAATACCAAATACGTTGCTTCCAGCAGCAGCGGGATTTTCGTCTCCTCCGATCTAGTAAAGTGGAGTAATGTAAGTGCGAACCTGAAGAGCATTACCGCGGACACCAATGGCAACTATGTTGCTGTAGCGAACAATGGGTCTTATGGTTCGATTTATCAATCGACGGATGCATCTAGTTGGAAGGAGGTCACGCCATCTCAAGTTCCGGGGTTGAACGCAGTAACATACGGCGGGAATGGCTACGTTGGCGTTACCAATACCGTCTCAGGCGGTAATGCCAAGGCGCTTGTATCGTCTGACAGTACGACTTGGGCCTCGAAAGATACCGGAATCAAAGCACGATTAATGGGTGTTGCATATGGTGCAGGTTTATATGCGACAGTCACTTATACTGGAGACATCTATACATCAACGGATGGTTCGTCTTGGACTTCAAGGTATAGCAATGCCAATTATCGATTTAACACAATTGCATTCGTGAACAATCAATTCATTGCGCTTGGCACCAAGTATGAGAGTGGCAAGGCAAGTGGCATCGTCATTGCCAAGTCTTCGAATGGAATCGATTGGGGTACGCCTGCCGAAGTGAACAAGCCAGACACGAATATGACAGGGATAACCTATAACGGCAGTACATATGTAATGGTAGGTTCCTCTACGCTTAGTGCAGGTCCGGGTTGGATTTTAAAATCTACGGATTTAACGAACTGGCAGGATGTTACGAGCAATCCAATTCGATTCAATTCGGTACAAGCTGGAAGCGGCATTTTGGTGGCTGTGGGCAGCAGCGGAGGCGTGTTTACGTCCGTTGACGGCGACATTTGGATTCCGGGTGGGTCGAAATTAACCTCCAATCTTACAAGTATTCTCTTTGAGAAGGGCAGCTTCAAAGTCGTCGGTGATAATTTCTCTAAAATGATTATCATTCCGCCTGCAGTAGGCGCGCAGAGCGTTCAGGCATCCGCTGCGACGTTGACGCCGATCGCAGGCCAAGAGGATGAAATTACGTTGACGGTACTCGATTCGGAAGGAAATACAGACGTAAATTTTGACGGCAACAAAAACGTGACCGTCAATGGGGTGTTGCCTGCACCGGGCGGCACTTACGGCAGCTTCCATGGGAAGGAGCTAAGTCTATCGTCGACAATAGTATCCGTTCCTTTCTCGGATGGTGTGGCCAAAGCGCAATTGAAGCTTAACCGGGCGGATGCCCAGTCCATGGTGTTCCAAGTGGAAGGCGTCGCTGCTAATAAGACGAATGCATTGAACATCGTGGCTGCGCCAGGCAGTGCCGTAACGATGAATTGGTTGCTAGATATTACGGCTCCTGCCGTGAACGGCGGCATGTTCGCGAAGCAGCCGATCATTAAGCTGCAGGATGTCTACGGGAACATAGACAGAAATGATAACAGTACGGTGGTGACAGCATCGAAGAAGGATGCGGGCGATTGGACGCTGACGGGCACGCTAAGCAGGAAGGCGTCGGCTGGCGTCATCACTTTCGTTGGATTAGGAACAGCGAATGATGAAGCCGTCTCGGGCGCGCAGTTGCAATTCAAGGCCGCAGCTTTCCTGGATCTTGTGAGTACCGCGGTCAACCTTCCGGCGCCGGTGGGGGCGCAGAGCGCAACCGCTGTTGCTCAGAATGCGAACCCTGGCGTTGGTGTAGAGCAAGTTGTGACAATGACGGTGAGCAATGCGCTAGGAAAGACGGATAAGAACTTCAACGGTGCGCATGACATAACGGTATCAGGCGTTGGGCAAGCGCCGGACGGTTCGTATGGAAGCTTGGGCGGCGAGAAGCTGACCGCTCCTGATCATACGGTTCCGGTTACGTTCACAAGTGGCATAGCTACGGTGAAGCTGGCATTGAACAAAGCAGCAGCACAGTCGATTCAATTCAACATTGCTAACGTTGCGGTATCGAATACAAGTGCGATTAGCATTACGCCGGTTGCAGGTACAACAGCCTCCATGAAGCTAAGCCGAGATATCACGGCTCCGAGCCATAATGGCAGTGTGTTTGCGCAGCAGCCGATCATCGAACTGCTGGATGCATTCGGCAATATTAGCGTGAATGATAACAATACGGATGTGACTGCGTCACAGAAAGATGCGGGCGAGTGGACATTGACGGGCGTTGTGACCGTAAAGGCCAAGAATGGACTCGTGACGTTCAACGACCTAGGTGCGACCAATGATGAAGGCGTCACCGGTGCGCAGCTGCAATTCAAGGCAGCGGGCTTGTCCGATGTGTCGAGCGCCGCGGTGAATCTTCCGGCACCAGCAGGAGCGCAGAGCGTAACTGCAGCAGCGAATAACATCAATCCAAGCGTCGGCACGGATGTGGAAATTACACTTACGGTATTAAATTCGTTAGGACATACGGACAAGACATTTAATGGTGCGCAGGATGTCATTGTGACAGGTTATCAGCAAGCGCCGAATCAATCCTATGGAAGCTTCAAGGGAACCGATTTGACCGCATCGCCGAATACGGTCAGCGTCATGTTTGTGGATGGGGTAGCAAAGGCCAACTTGAAGTTGAATAAATCGGGTCTTCAATCAATTGTCTTCCGCATTGTTAACGTTGCGAAGCAGGATACGAATTCACTTGATCTCGCATGGGTTGCAGGCAACACAGCATCGATGGAGCTTACGACGGAAATTGCGGCCCCGGCAAGCAATGGTGGCGTATTCGCAGCACAGCCAGTTATCACGCTGCTTGATAAGTACGGTAACGTGAACAAAGGCGATAACAGCACCATTGTCACCGCATCGCAGAAAGATACGGGGTTATGGACACTAACCGGTGACACAGCTGTAACAGCTAAGGCAGGGATCGTGACATTTACCAACTTGGGAACGGCCAATGATGCAGGCGTCACGGGCGCACAATTGCAATTCCAGGCAGCAGGCTTGACGGAAATCACGAGCGCGGCGGTAAATCTTCCAGCTCCAGCTGGCGCGCAGAGCGCTTCAGCAGTGGTCGAGAAGACGAACCCTGGCGTTGGTGAAGAGACCGAAGTGACGTTAACCGTCAAAAATTCGCTAGGACATACGGATACGACATTTGAAGGCGATCAGGATGTGACAGTAACGGGTTATATGCAGGCGCCAGCCGGTTCGTATGGCACATTCTACGGCACCGATCTAACGGCTTCGCCGAATACGATCCGTGTTCCATTCGTGAAGGGCGTCGCGGAAGCGAAGTTAATCTTACACAAATCTGATCCGCAATCGATTGGCTTCCGGATCGGCAATGTTGCAGCACCGGATACCAATCCGTTGAACATAAGTCCAGTCGCAGGCAGCGCAGTATCCATGAAGCTTACATCCAACATTGCAGCGCCTGTGAATAATGGCAGTGCATTTGCGGCACAGCCTGTCATCACGCTGTTTGATACGTACGGTAATGTGAGTGCGGGCGATAACAGCACGGTTGTAACCGCATCGATCAAGGATGCTGGGGCGTGGAAGCTGACAGGTACCGTGACGGCGACTGCCCAAGCGGGTATTGCCACATTCTCAGGGCTTGGCGCAACGAATGAAGCTGAAGTCATTGGAGCACAATTAGCATTCCATGCAGGTACGATGGCAGAAGTTCTGAGTGCAGTTGTGGATCTCCCTTGGCCATCGCTTACGGCACCAAGTATTGAGTCCGTAACAGCGGGCGACGGACATGCTCTTTTGCAATGGAGTGCCATGTACGGATCGGTAAGTTACGCCGTATATCAGCGGACAGATGCCGAAGTCTATGATAAGGAGCTTGCAGTCGTAGACAGCTCGGTTACGAACTATGATGCGGTAGGACTAACGAACGGCACAACGTATCATTTCGTGGTCAAAGCCATTAATCCAGGGGGCATAAGCATCGCGTCTAATGAAGTGAGCGCGACGCCGCAAGTGCCGGTACCAGGTGCGCCGATCCTGCAGCCAGCTGTTGCAGGGGATACTCAGATTCATCTGGAGTGGGGTCCTGTAGATGGGTCGACAGGTTATAAAGTGTATCAAAGTCAAACGTCAGGTGTATATGGCGCGGAAATTGCTTCCGTTGCGGGCGCAGTGTACAGCTACGATGTCACGGGGTTGACTAACGGGGAATCCTATTATTTCGTTGTGAAATCGACAAATCCAGGCGGAGACAGCGCAGCATCGAACGAGGTAAGTGCGAAGCCACGAACGGTTCCAGGAGCCCCAACCGATGTACAAGCGACGGCAGGTAACGGCCAAGCAACAATTACATTCAAAGCGCCAACGCATGATGGCGGAAGCTCGATCACGGGTTATGAGGTGACGGTGTCACCGGGGAATACTGTTGTCGCAGGTGCGAATAGCCCAATCATCGTTACGGGTCTTGTCAACGGAACGACGTATTCTTTTACGGTTCAAGCCATCAATAGTGCTGGCAAAAGTGAGGCTTCAGCAGTATCCAATGCGGTTACGCCGTCAGCGCCTACGAGCGGTGGAGGGAATAACACTTCCTATCAACCGAGCACACCTAGCCCGACCGACAATCTCGTGGATGTCATCATGAACGGGAAGGTTATCCATATCGGTAAAGTAACGAAGAAGCAAGTGAATGGACAGACCGTCACAACGGTGACATTGGATCAGAAGAAGCTGGAGGAAATGCTGGCAGCAGAGGGCCGCGGGGCAGTGATCGTGATCCCGGTATCGAATTCCGATGTTGCGATCGGCGAGATCAATGGACAGGTGCTTCAGTTATTGGAAAAGGCAGGGGTGACCCTAACATTGCAGTCGGAGAATGGATCTTACACCATCTCATCTAAGCAGTTAGGCGTAAGCCGGATTATAGATCGGTTTGGTAAGGATGTCGTCCTTCAAGATATTAAAATTCAGATCGAAATCGCCGTACCAAGCGCTGCCGTGTTGGACAAGATTCAGTCCGTAGCTGGCAAAGGGGGCTTTACGCTTGTAGGAACGCCGCTCCATTTCAGCGTCCAAGCATTCTACGGAAGTAAGAGCGTAACGTTGTCTACATTCGATTCGTACGTCGAGCGAACCATTCTTCTGCCTGATGGCGTGGATCCGAACCGAATCACAACTGCGGTTGTGATCGAGGAAGACGGCAGTGTACGTCATGTGCCGACCAAAATCGTGCGCAAAGACGGCAAAGTTGCCGCTGTAATCCGCAGCCTCACGAATAGTACGTATGCGGTCATCTGGCATCCGACTGAGTTTAAAGATGTAGCGCAGCATTGGGCCAAAGATGCAATTACGGACATGGGTTCACGCATGGTAGTGAGCGGCGATGAGAAGGGGAAATTCAACCCAGATCAGCCAATTACGCGAGCCGAGTTCGCCGCAATGCTTGTACGTGGATTGGGATTGAAGCTAGAACAAGGGGAATCGGTGTTCAAGGATGTGTTGGCGTCTGATTGGTATCAGGAAGCAGTTCAGACAGCTTACGCGAATCATTTGATTAACGGTGATCCGAATGGTCAATTCCGTCCTGCAGCGCTCATTACACGGGAGCAGGCAATGGTCATGATCGCGCAGGCGATGAAGCTAACGGGATTAGGGGTTGACTTACCGACAGCGTCCGCAGAACAAGTGCTGCACGCGTTCAAAGATCAACAGCAAGTCTCCGATTGGGCAGCTCAAGGCATTGCATTGAGTGTGCAGGCCGGCATCATCACCGGGCGCAGTGCGACACAGCTTGCGCCGCAAGCGACAATGACGAGAGCTGAAGTTGCAGTGATCATAAAGCGACTGTTGCAGAAATCTAATCTTATCTAA